The following proteins are encoded in a genomic region of Cryptomeria japonica chromosome 11, Sugi_1.0, whole genome shotgun sequence:
- the LOC131860351 gene encoding uncharacterized protein LOC131860351 yields MGEKDKPPDFLQADGTLPENNVGPRNAIGGSSPHEEVCESGQEIRKWSTLFGTRPTGKSSLPLVKNISDPNCGKFAISIPNLVVDHNISNMSNSLVGKFMGPRPNIEVVRAYVKWKWALKGNVEVSALPKGLLTFAFSCDEDKIRILCGSPWLVEKIALVLQKWHLNLNMSDSLLVQVPVWVKLPGLPLEYWVESIFLDIASSFGDLLSIDPITASRRRLTHARFCVGIAHDADMLEQIDIMSKLGTWKQHIEYESIPFVCFHYKKASRWAKHCPIKPKGENKQAKTIVESKKAPEKKVWQVKNSENKETNLVDINCFGPLGENKEVVSSASVSKHLPPLGSSEEGTNESKQPSGRVDPKRGNNRSE; encoded by the coding sequence atgggggagaaggacaagcctccagaTTTTCTGCAGGCCgatggtactctgccagagaataATGTGGGTCCTAGAAATGCGATTGGGGGGTCCAGCCCACATGAAGAGGTTTGTGAGAGTGGACAAGAAATTAGAAAGTGGtcaaccctctttggaactagacctacTGGGAAATCTTCCCTGCCTCTTGTCAAGAATATATCGGATCCGAATTGTGGTAAGTTTGCCATCTCTATCCCTAACTTGGTAGTGGATCATAACATAAGCAATATGTCGAACTCTCTGGTGGGTAAATTTATGGGACCACGTCCAAACATCGAGGTCGTTAGGGCCTATGTTAAAtggaaatgggctttgaaaggtaatgttgaaGTTTCAGCTCTGCCCAAAGGTCTTCTCACCtttgctttttcatgtgatgaagacAAAATAAGGATACTCTGTGGTAGCCCTTGGTTGGTTGAAAAGATAGCTCTGGTCCTCCAGAAATGGCATCTGAATCTAAATATGAGTGATTCTCTTCTGGTGCAAGTCCCCGTTTGGGTTAAATTACCAGGtctgcctcttgagtattgggtAGAAAGTATTTTCTTAGATATAGCAAGCTCTTTTGGAGACCTCCTCTCAATAGATCCAATCACAGCTTCAAGAAGGAGGCTCACTCATGCCAGATTTTGTGTAGGGATCGCCCACGATGCAGATATGCTCGAGCAGATAGATATCATGTCGAAGTTGGGAACTTGGaaacaacatattgaatatgaatccatcccctttgTTTGCTTCCACTACAAAAAAGCAAGTCGCTGGGCTAAACATTGTCCTATCAAGCCTAAAGGGGAGAATAAGCAAGCCAAAACTATAGTAGAAAGTAAAAAGGCTCCGgagaaaaaggtatggcaagtcaaaaaTTCTGAAAATAAGGAAACTAATCTAGTTGATATCAACTGTTTTGGACCTCTGGGGGAGAATAAGGAAGTGGTCTCCTCAGCCTCTGTCTCTAAACATCTCCCCCCCCTAGGAAGCTCTGAGGAAGGAACGAATGAAAGCAAACAACCCTCTGGAAGGGTAGATccgaagagaggaaataatagatcagaatga